A single genomic interval of Rubripirellula reticaptiva harbors:
- the rpsO gene encoding 30S ribosomal protein S15: MTISKERKTEAISEHRKSDADTGSPEVQIAILTERINGLTEHMRTHRKDFASRRGLLGLVSRRRRLLDYVRGEDPQRYLDIIGKLGIRK; encoded by the coding sequence ATGACGATCTCGAAAGAGCGAAAAACCGAGGCTATCAGCGAACACCGCAAATCGGATGCTGATACCGGCTCGCCTGAGGTGCAAATTGCCATCTTGACCGAGCGGATTAACGGGCTAACCGAACATATGCGGACTCACCGCAAAGACTTTGCCTCACGGCGTGGTCTTTTGGGGCTAGTCAGCCGTCGTCGGCGTTTGCTCGACTACGTACGTGGCGAGGATCCTCAGCGATACCTCGACATCATCGGAAAACTAGGCATCCGTAAATAG
- a CDS encoding PVC-type heme-binding CxxCH protein: MPKSTFGHHLIRLASLHAAVSLGACFAADFKQPAPLDPDVASASAEATESMAGIRIPEGWTIELYAAEPDVANVVAFDIDNRGRMFVCETFRQDRGVTDNRGHDDAWLLADLAAETVQDRIDYHKRLLGEAAVTYAQHDDRIRRLEDTDGDGRVDKVSILANGFNGIEEGTGAGVLARGDAIYYTCIPKLWKLVDQDDDGIADQRIALSDGYGVHVAFRGHDLHGMIVGPDGRLYFSIGDRGYHVTTAGGDVLADPQSGAVFRCEMDGSGLEVFATGLRNPQELAFNDYGDLFSVDNNSDSGDKARVVNILEGGDSGWRMHYQYLPDRGPFNRERIWEPFHNEQPAYIVPPITNFTDGPSGLAFYPGTGFGDQLKDKFLISDFRGGPANSGIRSFNLEADGAFYKFGEDSDPIWTVLATDIAFGPDGKLYVSDWVDGWVGLGKGRVYQISDAKEQGNPIVAEVQSLLASNWSEHDSAKLGQLLSHVDRRVRFESQWELAKRGDAETLLSIAGETESKTTTRLHAIWGAGQIARQNPDIADAIVQSVLNLAGDADAIVRSSVAKVLGDRGATATAGQLRDMLTDESDRVRYAAMIALGKLKDGEAIGEVVGILASNDNADPALRHAGVSYLASAISSKSIGELTTHPNESVRRAAVVALRRQKSGVLSKFLADASPLVVLEAARAIHDQPVPMALQSLASLIEKESADPQLTRRVLNANYRLGNAANAIALAQYAGRVSAPADMRIEALDMLANWEQPDPRDRVTCAYRASNARPRADAAAALTPQIDILMTSQDTVREKAIEVASGLGISKIAPMLTQRIADNKQRSANRATALKALARLAPATAVKLASEVPMNPPNELVQAALGVLAKLDATNSITKFVDATNSRSVEVRQLGWDILGNNAAPEAAAAIKAGVNGYLDGSIPADVQLNVLEAAQANKGALDDDLGKRLADHQSSLAENDPLAQWLTSLEGGDVARGGKLFFEKTELSCLRCHKVDRAGGEVGPNLTVIGKTRDRRYLLEAICTPDAKIAEGFETAVVANDSGQVFSGIVKSEDDDFIELIQNDGSQIQIPTEEIEARRKGKSSMPDDLTKHMTARDLRDLVAYLASLKVDPRAATDVE, encoded by the coding sequence ATGCCGAAATCCACGTTCGGACACCACCTAATTCGTCTCGCGAGCTTGCATGCTGCAGTTTCGCTCGGAGCCTGTTTCGCTGCAGATTTCAAACAGCCCGCGCCGCTCGACCCCGACGTGGCCAGTGCTTCGGCCGAAGCCACTGAGTCGATGGCTGGCATTCGAATCCCCGAAGGCTGGACGATCGAACTTTACGCAGCCGAGCCTGATGTCGCAAATGTCGTCGCGTTTGATATCGACAATCGCGGCCGCATGTTTGTATGCGAAACTTTCCGCCAAGACCGCGGCGTGACCGACAACCGCGGCCACGACGATGCCTGGTTGTTGGCTGATTTAGCGGCTGAAACCGTCCAGGACCGGATCGACTATCACAAACGATTGCTCGGCGAGGCGGCTGTGACGTACGCCCAACATGACGACCGAATCCGCCGGCTCGAAGACACCGACGGCGACGGGCGAGTCGATAAAGTCTCGATCTTGGCCAACGGTTTCAACGGCATCGAAGAAGGCACCGGAGCGGGCGTTTTGGCTCGCGGCGACGCCATTTACTACACCTGCATTCCCAAACTGTGGAAACTGGTGGACCAAGACGATGATGGCATTGCCGACCAGCGAATCGCCCTTTCCGATGGCTATGGCGTCCACGTTGCGTTCCGTGGCCACGACCTGCACGGCATGATCGTCGGTCCAGACGGACGCCTTTACTTCAGCATTGGTGACCGTGGGTATCATGTCACGACCGCCGGTGGCGATGTCCTTGCCGATCCTCAATCGGGTGCCGTTTTTCGATGCGAAATGGATGGTTCGGGACTAGAAGTCTTTGCAACCGGCCTGCGGAACCCCCAAGAACTCGCATTTAACGATTACGGCGACCTGTTTTCGGTCGACAACAACAGCGACAGTGGTGACAAGGCTCGCGTCGTCAATATTCTCGAAGGCGGCGATTCGGGTTGGCGGATGCATTACCAGTACTTGCCCGACCGCGGCCCCTTCAATCGCGAGCGAATCTGGGAGCCGTTTCACAACGAGCAACCCGCCTACATCGTTCCCCCGATCACCAACTTTACCGACGGCCCCAGTGGCTTGGCGTTCTATCCGGGAACAGGCTTCGGCGACCAGTTGAAAGACAAATTTCTGATCAGCGACTTCCGTGGCGGACCAGCCAACAGCGGCATTCGCTCGTTCAATCTCGAAGCCGACGGAGCGTTCTACAAGTTCGGCGAAGACTCGGACCCAATCTGGACCGTCCTTGCCACCGACATAGCCTTTGGTCCCGACGGAAAACTGTACGTCAGCGACTGGGTCGACGGCTGGGTCGGTCTGGGCAAAGGCCGCGTCTATCAAATCAGCGACGCGAAAGAGCAGGGCAATCCGATTGTTGCCGAAGTCCAGTCGTTGTTGGCGAGTAATTGGAGCGAGCACGATTCAGCGAAACTGGGTCAATTGCTTAGCCATGTTGACCGCCGAGTTCGATTCGAATCTCAGTGGGAATTGGCCAAACGGGGCGACGCGGAAACGTTGCTGTCGATCGCCGGCGAAACGGAGTCCAAAACGACCACTCGCTTGCACGCGATCTGGGGCGCCGGCCAAATTGCCCGGCAAAACCCGGACATCGCCGATGCGATCGTCCAGTCCGTGCTAAACCTAGCTGGCGATGCCGATGCGATCGTGCGATCAAGCGTTGCCAAAGTGCTCGGCGATCGCGGCGCAACTGCGACCGCCGGACAACTTCGCGACATGCTGACCGATGAATCGGACCGAGTCCGTTATGCGGCGATGATTGCCTTGGGCAAGCTGAAAGACGGCGAAGCAATCGGTGAGGTAGTCGGAATCCTGGCCTCCAACGACAACGCCGATCCGGCGCTGCGTCATGCTGGCGTCAGCTACCTGGCCAGCGCGATCTCAAGCAAATCGATCGGCGAATTGACAACGCATCCAAACGAATCGGTTCGCCGCGCAGCTGTCGTCGCACTTCGCCGGCAAAAGAGCGGTGTTTTGTCGAAATTTCTAGCCGACGCCAGCCCGCTAGTTGTGCTGGAAGCAGCCCGCGCAATCCACGATCAACCCGTGCCGATGGCCCTGCAATCACTCGCTTCACTGATCGAAAAGGAATCGGCCGATCCCCAACTGACACGGCGAGTCTTGAACGCAAACTACCGACTAGGCAACGCCGCCAACGCAATCGCGTTGGCCCAATATGCCGGCCGCGTTTCGGCACCGGCCGACATGCGAATCGAGGCCCTCGACATGCTGGCCAACTGGGAACAACCCGACCCGCGCGACCGAGTCACCTGTGCCTACCGAGCAAGCAACGCTCGGCCTCGCGCTGACGCGGCGGCGGCGCTGACTCCACAAATTGACATCCTGATGACGTCGCAAGATACCGTGCGAGAAAAGGCGATTGAAGTGGCGTCCGGCTTGGGCATCAGCAAGATCGCACCGATGTTGACCCAGCGAATCGCTGACAACAAACAACGCTCTGCCAACCGAGCGACTGCACTTAAAGCGTTGGCCAGACTCGCCCCTGCAACTGCGGTGAAACTGGCAAGCGAGGTGCCGATGAACCCGCCGAATGAATTGGTCCAAGCGGCGTTGGGCGTACTTGCCAAACTTGACGCGACCAACTCGATCACGAAGTTCGTCGATGCCACCAACAGCCGCAGTGTCGAAGTCCGCCAATTGGGATGGGACATCTTGGGCAATAACGCAGCGCCCGAAGCTGCTGCCGCAATCAAAGCAGGCGTGAACGGCTACTTAGATGGCTCGATTCCTGCCGATGTGCAACTGAACGTTTTGGAAGCGGCACAGGCAAACAAAGGCGCCCTAGACGATGATCTCGGCAAGCGATTGGCCGATCACCAGAGTTCGCTGGCCGAGAACGATCCACTTGCCCAGTGGCTGACGTCGCTGGAAGGTGGCGACGTGGCTCGCGGCGGCAAACTGTTTTTCGAAAAGACCGAACTGTCGTGTTTGCGTTGTCACAAGGTTGACCGAGCCGGTGGCGAGGTTGGCCCGAACTTGACCGTGATCGGAAAGACGCGAGATCGCCGCTACCTCCTGGAAGCGATCTGTACCCCCGACGCGAAAATCGCCGAAGGCTTTGAAACCGCCGTGGTCGCCAACGATTCGGGACAGGTCTTTTCGGGCATCGTCAAGTCAGAGGACGATGACTTCATTGAACTGATTCAAAATGACGGCAGTCAAATCCAAATTCCGACCGAGGAAATTGAGGCTCGGCGAAAGGGCAAGAGCTCGATGCCAGACGACTTGACCAAGCATATGACAGCCCGCGATTTGCGGGATTTGGTCGCTTATCTGGCCAGCCTGAAAGTCGACCCGCGAGCCGCCACAGACGTCGAATAG
- a CDS encoding M16 family metallopeptidase, with amino-acid sequence MTDKEDSLDTLSETIPIHRETFPNGMTVLVQSMPWQRTAAFSLSLRSGVQAEPDDRGGLSGLVCEIVQRGAGSQSSRDLVAIQDNLGIDRNSGVSTAMVSFTCAMPADSLEPAIDLYADIVRRPHLPADQLDDARMMSVQELRSMEDEPTHRVMRRLRELHYGDRLGRSIFGTIEGLESITQDDVRNHYVDHYHAGGAILAVAGNVDVVDVVEWAKANFGDWKTGTAAPLPEPTGKATYEHITSPSSQTHIGFAFESIPYGHPDYFKMRAGVGILSDGMSSRLFDRVREQRGLCYTVSASCHSLKHCGGLFGYAGTTPERAQETLDVTLREIEHLVDDLEVAELDRWKVRIQSGLIMEQESSASRASSLASDWYQLGRVMTTEEIESDIESLTLEDVRNYWLNHPPADYRIVTLGPDPLVVN; translated from the coding sequence TTGACTGATAAGGAAGATTCCCTGGACACCCTTTCTGAAACCATTCCGATTCACCGCGAGACATTCCCGAACGGTATGACCGTCTTGGTTCAATCGATGCCGTGGCAGCGGACAGCGGCTTTTTCGTTGTCGCTGCGCAGCGGGGTGCAGGCCGAGCCCGATGATCGTGGTGGGCTGAGCGGATTGGTTTGCGAGATCGTCCAACGCGGTGCTGGTTCGCAAAGCAGCCGTGACTTGGTTGCGATCCAGGATAACTTGGGCATCGATCGTAACTCGGGGGTATCGACGGCGATGGTCTCGTTCACTTGCGCGATGCCAGCGGATTCGCTTGAACCGGCGATCGATCTTTACGCTGACATTGTTCGGCGTCCGCACTTGCCGGCCGACCAATTGGACGATGCACGGATGATGTCGGTGCAAGAGCTGCGTTCGATGGAAGACGAGCCCACTCACCGCGTGATGCGGCGACTTCGCGAACTGCATTACGGTGACCGATTGGGGCGATCGATTTTTGGCACGATCGAAGGGCTCGAATCGATCACTCAAGACGACGTTCGAAACCACTATGTTGATCACTATCACGCGGGCGGCGCGATTCTAGCCGTCGCCGGAAACGTGGATGTGGTGGACGTGGTCGAGTGGGCAAAAGCAAACTTTGGCGATTGGAAGACTGGAACTGCCGCCCCACTTCCAGAGCCGACAGGTAAGGCGACATACGAACACATCACCTCACCGTCTAGCCAAACGCATATCGGATTCGCTTTCGAAAGCATTCCTTACGGTCATCCCGATTACTTTAAGATGCGCGCCGGTGTCGGCATCTTGAGTGACGGAATGAGCAGTCGTTTGTTTGACCGCGTTCGCGAACAGCGTGGGCTGTGTTACACCGTTTCGGCAAGTTGTCATTCGCTAAAGCACTGTGGCGGATTGTTCGGCTATGCGGGCACCACGCCCGAGCGAGCGCAAGAGACATTAGATGTGACGTTGCGAGAAATCGAGCATTTGGTCGATGATTTAGAAGTCGCCGAGCTAGATCGATGGAAGGTGCGGATTCAAAGCGGTTTGATCATGGAACAAGAATCCAGTGCGTCGCGAGCATCGTCGCTGGCGTCGGACTGGTACCAGCTTGGACGCGTGATGACGACGGAAGAAATCGAGTCGGACATTGAATCGTTGACCTTAGAAGATGTCCGCAACTACTGGTTGAATCATCCACCAGCGGATTATCGAATCGTGACCCTCGGACCGGATCCGCTCGTCGTTAACTAG
- the cysC gene encoding adenylyl-sulfate kinase, whose amino-acid sequence MVKSDIVWHQHTVTRESRESRLDQKGVVVWFTGLSGCGKSTIANELDRQLSELGRATMLLDGDNIRHGLCAPPERLAEEHSAEFADRFGLGFGETDREENIRRIGSLAALMASAGLITLTAFVSPYLRDRDRVRRIIEAGREGDFIEVFVDTPLEICEARDPKGLYKKARAGEIKNFTGISDPYEAPKSPEIHLDGGNGQTPAQQAAEVLEILKNRGIFAS is encoded by the coding sequence ATGGTCAAGTCCGACATTGTTTGGCACCAACACACCGTCACCCGCGAGTCTCGCGAATCTCGCCTCGACCAAAAGGGAGTCGTTGTTTGGTTCACCGGTCTGAGCGGATGCGGCAAAAGCACGATCGCCAATGAACTAGACCGTCAACTCAGCGAACTTGGTCGCGCCACAATGCTGCTAGACGGCGACAACATCCGGCACGGCCTTTGCGCCCCGCCCGAGCGGCTTGCCGAAGAACACTCAGCCGAATTCGCCGACCGGTTTGGGCTCGGGTTTGGTGAGACCGACCGAGAAGAAAACATTCGCCGGATCGGTTCGTTGGCAGCCCTGATGGCGTCGGCGGGGCTGATTACCCTAACCGCGTTCGTCAGTCCCTACCTGCGAGACCGCGACCGAGTTCGCCGCATCATCGAGGCGGGCAGGGAAGGGGACTTCATTGAGGTGTTTGTCGATACACCACTCGAAATATGCGAAGCCCGCGACCCCAAAGGCCTCTACAAAAAGGCGCGAGCAGGCGAAATCAAGAACTTCACCGGCATCAGCGATCCCTACGAAGCCCCAAAATCCCCGGAAATCCACCTCGACGGCGGCAACGGCCAAACCCCGGCCCAGCAAGCTGCCGAAGTACTCGAAATCCTCAAAAACCGGGGTATTTTCGCTTCTTAA
- a CDS encoding M16 family metallopeptidase — MPEFKQATLSNGLRIVAETDSRGYSAAMGYFVRSGSRDEVDFESGLSHFLEHMMFKGTARRSAADVNRELDELGGNSNAYTSEEQTVYYATVLPKFQDRLVDLLTDMLSPSLAEDDFDTERQVILEEIAKYEDQPPFGAFERAMEVYFGPRGLGRRVLGTAESIKAVTAGAMRDYFNRRYRPENMVLAATGNVDFDGLVAQVESLTEHWAARPIGTDPAADDLATVPEGIELDRRLPIPDASQAYLIRISSGPSMADQNRYPMRMLASVVGDEGGSRLFWELIDTGRAEVATVWPQEFLDAGAWFTYLSCAPEDLDSNRKLFDGVISGVVEKGIEQDELTQAINKSVAGMIMQSERPSNRLFGLGSRWLTMGKYHSLDDQLDLLRGVTVEQVSEVAKQYLVNEPVEIIACE, encoded by the coding sequence ATGCCTGAATTCAAACAAGCGACTTTGTCCAACGGTCTGCGAATCGTTGCTGAAACTGATTCCCGTGGTTACTCCGCAGCGATGGGCTACTTCGTTCGGTCGGGGTCGCGCGACGAAGTCGATTTCGAATCTGGTCTCAGTCACTTCCTAGAGCACATGATGTTCAAGGGAACGGCTCGGCGGTCGGCAGCGGATGTCAATCGCGAACTTGACGAGTTGGGTGGTAATAGCAACGCGTATACCAGTGAAGAGCAGACGGTCTACTATGCTACGGTGCTGCCAAAGTTCCAGGATCGGTTGGTCGACCTGCTGACTGACATGCTGAGCCCGTCGCTAGCCGAAGATGATTTTGATACCGAGCGACAGGTGATCTTGGAAGAGATTGCCAAGTATGAAGACCAGCCCCCGTTCGGCGCGTTCGAGCGGGCGATGGAAGTTTACTTTGGTCCGCGAGGATTGGGGCGGCGGGTGTTGGGGACGGCCGAGTCGATCAAGGCGGTCACCGCTGGTGCAATGCGAGACTATTTTAATCGTCGCTATCGGCCAGAAAATATGGTTTTAGCCGCGACCGGCAACGTTGACTTTGACGGGTTGGTGGCCCAGGTCGAATCGCTGACTGAGCACTGGGCGGCGCGGCCGATCGGAACGGATCCCGCCGCGGACGATTTGGCCACGGTTCCCGAAGGAATCGAGTTGGATCGTCGGTTGCCGATTCCCGATGCGAGTCAGGCGTATTTGATTCGGATCTCGTCAGGCCCAAGTATGGCGGACCAAAATCGCTACCCGATGCGGATGCTGGCGTCGGTGGTTGGTGACGAGGGCGGCAGTCGGTTGTTCTGGGAATTGATCGATACGGGCCGCGCCGAGGTGGCGACGGTTTGGCCGCAAGAGTTCTTGGACGCCGGTGCTTGGTTCACGTATCTATCGTGTGCGCCGGAGGACTTGGATTCCAATCGCAAGTTGTTCGACGGTGTGATCAGCGGCGTGGTTGAAAAAGGGATCGAGCAAGACGAGCTGACTCAAGCAATCAACAAATCGGTCGCTGGCATGATCATGCAAAGTGAACGGCCTAGCAATCGGTTGTTTGGGCTGGGCAGTCGTTGGTTGACGATGGGCAAGTATCACAGTCTTGATGATCAGCTTGACTTGCTGCGAGGCGTCACGGTCGAACAAGTTTCGGAGGTGGCGAAACAGTATCTCGTCAACGAGCCTGTTGAGATCATCGCCTGCGAGTGA
- a CDS encoding polyribonucleotide nucleotidyltransferase, giving the protein MTEKKIRVEKQIGQHTLSFETGQLAKQAAGAVLVQYGETVVLVATASSDPRPGLDFFPLTCDYRERLAAAGKFPGGFLKREGRPSTKEILSSRLMDRPIRPLWPTGFKDEVQVQACVIASDLQNDGDVLAMNGASAALHCSALPFQGPIASVRVGKVDGKLVAFPTHDDLEQSELDMIVSGSRDQVAMIEGFANEMPEDEMMEAIKFAHGTIREVIDLMEELYQKVNPVKKEWIAPADDGLFKRLNDGYYDRFRSAMQTSGKAARNAACSEVRDQAIADVIPDPKADDAVCIKRLKSVWHDLEEKVVRDLISAGTRPDGRDNQSLRAIYCETDLLPRVHGSALFQRGETQALVTIALGTSRDEQRVDGLAQEYSKKFMLDYNFPSFSVGECRPIRGPGRREIGHGCLAERSVAPVLPSAEDFPYTIRVISDILESNGSSSMASVCGATLALMASGVPISNPVAGISIGLVRQSESDWCLLTDILGTEDHFGDMDFKIAGTQNGITGIQLDLKVTGISEDIIRATLKQSREARIEILRKMLTTISRPRREIAATAPRLLRTKIASDKIGALIGPGGKNIRGIQERTGAIIEVDDDGTVLIASSNKETAEEALRAVEACTATVQIGKIYDGIVSSIKEFGAFVEIMPGRDGLCHISEISSGYVSSMDKLVNVGDAMKVLVIDVDEHDRVKLSRRRALEELGLEDELAALVEANAGSDGDGGGEGSDEDRPRRRRGGSGGGGGGGGRGRSGGGGGGGRSRDGGGGNRNDR; this is encoded by the coding sequence GTGACTGAAAAGAAAATTCGAGTCGAAAAGCAAATCGGACAACACACGCTGTCGTTCGAAACCGGCCAATTGGCCAAACAAGCCGCCGGTGCGGTCTTGGTCCAGTACGGCGAAACTGTCGTCCTGGTCGCCACCGCAAGCAGCGATCCTCGCCCAGGCCTGGACTTCTTTCCTCTGACTTGCGATTACCGCGAACGACTGGCTGCGGCCGGCAAGTTCCCCGGTGGTTTCCTAAAAAGAGAAGGCCGCCCAAGCACCAAAGAAATCCTGAGCTCGCGTTTGATGGATCGCCCGATCCGCCCGCTATGGCCCACCGGTTTCAAAGATGAAGTTCAAGTCCAAGCCTGCGTCATCGCAAGCGACTTGCAAAATGACGGCGACGTCCTTGCCATGAATGGTGCCAGCGCTGCCCTGCATTGCAGCGCACTGCCATTCCAAGGCCCGATCGCTTCGGTCCGCGTCGGCAAAGTCGACGGAAAATTGGTCGCGTTCCCGACGCACGATGATCTGGAACAAAGCGAACTGGACATGATCGTCAGCGGATCGCGAGATCAAGTGGCGATGATCGAAGGCTTTGCCAACGAAATGCCCGAAGACGAAATGATGGAAGCCATCAAGTTCGCTCATGGCACGATCCGCGAAGTCATCGACCTGATGGAAGAGCTTTACCAAAAGGTAAACCCCGTCAAGAAAGAATGGATCGCACCAGCCGACGATGGACTCTTCAAGCGACTCAACGACGGCTACTACGATCGCTTCCGCTCTGCGATGCAGACTTCGGGCAAAGCCGCTCGAAACGCGGCTTGCAGCGAAGTTCGCGACCAAGCCATTGCCGACGTGATTCCGGACCCAAAAGCCGACGACGCGGTCTGCATCAAACGCCTGAAATCGGTTTGGCACGACCTCGAAGAAAAGGTCGTTCGCGATCTTATCTCCGCCGGCACCCGCCCGGACGGTCGCGACAACCAATCGCTGCGAGCCATCTACTGCGAAACCGACTTGCTGCCACGCGTCCACGGCTCGGCGTTGTTCCAACGTGGCGAAACTCAGGCGCTCGTAACGATCGCCTTGGGCACCTCGCGTGACGAGCAACGCGTCGACGGATTGGCCCAAGAGTACAGCAAGAAGTTCATGCTGGACTATAACTTCCCATCCTTCTCGGTCGGCGAATGCCGTCCGATTCGTGGCCCTGGCCGTCGCGAAATCGGTCACGGTTGCTTGGCGGAACGAAGCGTTGCACCAGTGCTGCCGTCGGCAGAAGACTTCCCGTACACGATCCGTGTGATCAGCGACATCCTTGAATCGAACGGTTCATCGTCGATGGCATCGGTTTGCGGTGCGACTCTTGCCTTGATGGCATCGGGGGTTCCGATCAGCAACCCAGTTGCCGGCATCTCGATCGGCCTGGTTCGCCAAAGCGAATCCGATTGGTGCCTGCTGACTGACATCCTTGGAACCGAAGATCACTTCGGCGATATGGACTTCAAGATCGCCGGTACTCAAAACGGTATCACCGGCATCCAACTGGACTTGAAGGTCACCGGAATCAGCGAAGACATCATCCGTGCGACGCTGAAGCAATCACGTGAAGCTCGTATCGAAATCCTTCGCAAGATGCTGACCACGATCTCGCGTCCTCGCCGCGAAATCGCTGCAACCGCACCGCGATTGCTCCGCACCAAGATTGCTTCCGACAAGATCGGTGCCCTGATCGGCCCCGGCGGCAAGAACATCCGCGGCATCCAAGAACGCACCGGTGCGATCATCGAAGTCGATGATGACGGCACCGTCTTGATCGCTAGCAGCAACAAGGAAACAGCCGAAGAAGCTCTGCGAGCCGTCGAAGCCTGCACCGCAACCGTTCAGATCGGCAAGATCTATGACGGTATCGTCAGCAGCATCAAAGAGTTCGGCGCATTTGTTGAAATCATGCCCGGCCGCGACGGACTTTGCCACATCAGCGAAATCAGCAGCGGCTATGTCAGCAGCATGGACAAGCTGGTCAACGTTGGCGATGCGATGAAGGTTTTGGTCATCGACGTGGACGAGCACGACCGAGTCAAGCTGAGCCGTCGCCGAGCCCTAGAAGAGCTAGGCCTCGAAGACGAATTGGCTGCACTCGTCGAAGCCAACGCGGGAAGCGATGGCGATGGCGGCGGCGAAGGATCCGACGAAGATCGCCCTCGACGACGACGCGGCGGAAGCGGCGGCGGTGGTGGTGGCGGCGGACGTGGACGCAGCGGTGGCGGAGGCGGCGGTGGCCGTAGTCGCGACGGCGGTGGCGGCAATCGAAACGATCGCTAA
- the miaB gene encoding tRNA (N6-isopentenyl adenosine(37)-C2)-methylthiotransferase MiaB: MSNRVYIKTVGCQMNVLDSEMVIADLKRHGYTVVDSADQADCVLYNTCSIREQAEEKTYSALGIIRQEKEKDPSKVIGVMGCMAQKDQELVFKRAPYVDLVVGPGQLHTIPTLLDKVRGGEGRQMAVSLGRKSGSQLEIARSHETFDPLRDPTMRPTPFQAYLRIQIGCDKFCTYCVVPNTRGPEQGRAPEQIYAEAKILAEQGAKEITLLGQTVNSYRFKHEDGTVTDMASLLEQLHDIDGIQRIKFVTNYPKDMTERLLETIRDLPKVSPYLHVPAQSGSDEVLKRMKRGYTVADYMAMMERIERILPEAAISSDFIVGFCGETEEDFQKTVELVKRCRYKNSFIFQYSVRPGTKASERLEDDVPRVVKSRRNVELLAVQDAIAKEDNLKLVGTTVEVLVEGPSKKGVKNDEGDHIIQMIGRTHCDRIVVFDGNRRQAGQFMSIHIDDASSHTLVGRVKTVEVVSIGSLV; encoded by the coding sequence ATGTCAAACCGCGTCTACATCAAGACCGTCGGCTGCCAAATGAATGTGTTGGACAGCGAGATGGTGATCGCTGACCTAAAGCGTCACGGATACACCGTCGTCGACTCGGCCGACCAGGCGGATTGTGTGCTGTACAACACCTGCAGCATTCGTGAGCAAGCGGAAGAGAAAACCTACAGTGCTCTCGGCATCATTCGCCAAGAAAAGGAAAAGGATCCCAGCAAAGTCATCGGCGTGATGGGCTGTATGGCGCAAAAGGATCAAGAGCTGGTCTTCAAGCGAGCTCCCTACGTCGACTTGGTGGTCGGCCCCGGTCAGTTGCACACGATCCCGACGCTGTTGGATAAAGTACGCGGCGGCGAAGGCCGCCAAATGGCCGTCTCGCTCGGCCGAAAATCGGGCTCGCAACTAGAGATTGCTCGCAGCCACGAAACGTTCGATCCACTGCGCGATCCAACGATGCGTCCGACTCCGTTCCAAGCGTATCTACGAATCCAAATAGGTTGCGATAAGTTCTGCACTTACTGTGTCGTTCCCAACACTCGTGGTCCTGAACAAGGCCGTGCACCGGAGCAGATTTACGCCGAAGCTAAAATCTTGGCCGAACAGGGAGCGAAAGAAATCACCTTGCTGGGGCAAACTGTCAACAGTTACCGATTCAAGCACGAAGACGGCACTGTCACCGACATGGCGTCTCTGTTGGAACAGTTGCATGACATCGATGGGATCCAGCGGATCAAGTTCGTCACGAATTACCCCAAGGACATGACCGAACGTTTGCTCGAAACGATTCGCGATCTGCCAAAGGTATCTCCCTATTTGCACGTTCCCGCTCAAAGTGGATCCGACGAAGTACTGAAGCGAATGAAACGCGGTTACACCGTTGCTGATTACATGGCAATGATGGAACGGATCGAACGTATTTTGCCCGAAGCCGCAATTAGCAGCGATTTCATTGTGGGTTTCTGTGGCGAAACGGAAGAAGACTTCCAAAAGACGGTCGAGCTAGTCAAACGTTGTCGATACAAAAACAGCTTCATTTTCCAGTACAGTGTTCGCCCCGGCACGAAGGCTTCGGAACGTTTGGAAGACGACGTTCCGCGAGTTGTGAAGTCACGTCGCAATGTCGAGCTGTTAGCCGTTCAAGATGCGATCGCCAAAGAAGACAACCTGAAATTGGTGGGAACGACCGTCGAAGTCTTGGTCGAAGGGCCCAGCAAAAAGGGTGTCAAGAATGATGAAGGTGATCACATCATTCAGATGATCGGGCGCACTCATTGTGACCGCATCGTGGTCTTCGACGGCAACCGCCGACAGGCGGGCCAGTTCATGTCGATTCATATCGACGACGCCAGCAGCCACACGCTGGTGGGTCGAGTCAAAACAGTCGAAGTCGTCTCGATCGGCTCGCTCGTTTGA